TATAACTCCCGACCTGTTGCCGGATCGATTCCCACAAAATTATACCCCCATATTACACTTGTTGAATAGCCAATACGCTGTGCACGTGCCCGTTCAGCCGATGAATATTCTGAACCAAGTCCCTGCAAATGAGTAACCTCATTTTTTATTTTCGAGATATTAAAATTTAGTTTCCATTTGAATTTCTCATTTGAAAAAACCTGGTATTGGGTACTGAATTCAATTCCCTGGTTGTACATTTCGGCACCATTAATCTGTACCGACCCATAGCCAATTTCAGGAATTACATCGCGCGAAACGATCATATCGCGAATATCGTCGTGGAATAATTCGATGGTAGCGGTAAAGTTTTCACGAATAGAAAAATCAAAACCAACATTGAATTTAATATTTTTCTCCCACCCTAAATTCGGATTGGGTGCTGTTGACGGAGTGGCATAATAACCGTAATTGTACCCATTGGCTGTTTTATCGTAAAAATTATACAAGCCTAAAGCACGATACGACCCAATGCGCGAATTACCTGATGTACCGTAGCTGATACGTGCCCGTAGAAAGGTCAGCCATTCGTTTTGTGCGAGAAAATCTTCTTTCGAAATAATCCAGCTTGCTCCTAAACCACCGTTATACGATGTGTTGTTATCGCCGCCAAATGCCGAGCTCTGATCGATACGAAAGTTGGCCAAAAGAAAATACTTCTTGTTAAAATCGTAATTGGCCTGAGAAAGAAACGAACGCCCTGTACTTTCGTTTTTATCCGATTCGTAGGTTTGATAATCGGCCGTTTCGATGGGCATTATTGCATCGGGTTCTGGGAAATTTACTCCTCGGGCGTAATTGTATTTTGTTGATTTCTGTGTAGCTTCAACACCTGCTGTAAAATCGAAGTAATGAATTTCTTTAAACGTTTTTGTGTAAAACAATCTGGCATTCCAGTTCCAGTTGCGCACGTCTCTATCACGCAACATTCGTATTCCCTTTTCTCCTTTTGCAGTAATTCCGGTTTCGTTTAAGCCTGAGAAATAGGTGTCCTGGTCTTTGTTTGAGAAATCAAGCCCATAAAGACTTGAAAAACTAAGCGATTCGTTAAAGCGATAGTTAAAAGACAAGCTATTTATTAACGACTTATTTTTCACCAGCCCACGGTTTTGGTTTGCCACTGCCAATGGGTTACCATACGTATCGAAAGATGTATAACTGCCATCTTCCTGGTATGGAGCAATGGTTGGCGGAACCGCATAGCCATGCAATGTATTGGGTGCATTTTTAACCGTAAGCGATGGTTTTGTGGTTAAACTTAACTTCCATTTTTTTGCCTGGTAATCAAGTGCAAGGGCTGAACCATATTTTTGAAATTCGTTGTTTATTTGCGGCTCCTTAATGTTCTGATGCTCCAGCGATACGCGATAAGTAAATTTCTCTTTCCCTCCCGAAAGCGAAAAATTATATTTCTGATAATTACCGGTTTGGTTCATTAAATCGTACCAGTCGGTATCTACTCCATTCCATTGCTGCACATTTCCTTCGTCACCGTTATTTTTATAGAACAGGTTGCGTAACTCCTGGTATTGTTCGCCGTTCATGTAGGTAATTTGGTTCGTAGGGTTACTAAATCCGGTTTGTGCCGAAAAGGTGAACTTCATGGGGCCTTTCTCACCGCGTTTAGTGGTAATCAGTATTACACCATTTGCACCATCGGCCCCGTAAAGACTAACCGCTGCGGCATCTTTAAGAATGTTGATCGATTCAATATCGGTAATCCCAATTTTAGCAAAAGGATTAGAAGGATCTTCAGAATATAAACCACCACCTGCATCAAAAAAATTGTTGCCATCTAAATCCAGTTCTTCTGCCAATATAACACCATCAACAATTATTAAAGGTTGGGTTGATGTGCCCACACTATTGGCTGTAAGTGGTGTTAACGACCCCTGGCCCCGAATATGGATATCAACCGGTTTACCAATTTCTGAACTCCCATCAATATAAACCCCAGCTGACTGGCCCTGCAACAGTTCATCAAAACTTATTGCCGTTTGTTCGGTTACAATGTCTTTTGTTTTTATACTAGTGATACTAGCCACCACTTCCTGTTTCAACTTCCGCGTTCCGTACGACGAGGTAACTACCACTTCGTCGAGCGCCTTCACATCTTCTTCGAGCAGTATTTCGAAAATGAATTTTCGCCCAATTGGAATTACCTGCTGTTTATAACCGATAAACGACGCAACCAATTCCAACTGTTCCGACTCATTGCTGGCAAAACGGAGTGTAAATTCGCCGTTTCCATTGGTTACTGTTCCCAATGATGTTTGGTTAATATAGACAGTTGCACCTGGTAATGGCTCTTTTGAAAACGAATCCAAAATACGCCCTCGAATGGTGCGGGCATTTTGTGCCTGTCCGATTATGACGAAGAAAACAAACAGGATAAAAAATAGTGATCTTAGTTTCACGCTGTACAATTAAAAATGCAGGCTCCCCTACTTTTATCAGGAAAGCCTGCAAGTTATAAATCTACTTAATAATAATTTTTTCAACTTTTAGCTCAGCATCTGTTTTTAGCTGAAGAACATACATTCCGGGCACAAGATTTAACTTGATCTGCTGGCTTTGTACAGTTCCGTTTGATACCAGACGTTGATTTAAATCGTAAACATTATAAACGATGTTATTTACATTTCCATCCACGTAAAGAATACCTGTTGTTGGATTTGGGTAAATACGTAAATCTGCGTTAAGCGCTTCATTAACTGATGTCAATATCAACATCACGTTTTCTGCCAGGTCCTCATCAACCACCAGGCTTCCATCTGCAGCATTGTAACCGTTTAGGCTCACAGTGTAATCAGCAGAAGTTCCTGATACAACATCTGAGAAAACGGCAACACCATCTTCATTTACGCTAATACTCTCGCCGTTAAAAGTTACAACTGCCCCCCCCAGTGGATTGTTATTTTTATCAACTACGGTAATGGTTACGTCATAATATTGTACTTCAAATTCAATTTTTGCGGCATCAACCACAAAAAATTCTTCCCCTTCTGCATCGTCTCCGGTGTAGTACAATTTTGTTCCAACAACCACAAAATCTGCTGAATTTACCTCATCAGGATCGAGTTTGGTATTTAAAACATCTGCTACTTTCATAGTGTTGCCGGCGGCACCATCGCTAACCCAAAGTTTTGTGCCGGTACTATCGGCAGCTTCAAAAAACACCAACCCGTCAATACCAATAAATCCTTCGGGTTTTGCATCACCTTCGGTATTTATGTCTTTTAACAGTCTTCCATTGGTTCCGTTAAACACCCAAAGCTCTTCGCCTTTAACACTGTCAACTGCCGAGAAGTACAGTTTTCCACCACAAGCGTAAAGGTTATCAACTTCACCATCTTCTCCCGGATTAGGTTCGAATACCAACATGGTGCCTTCCGCTGTACCATCGGTAACAAAAAGCTGGTCGCCGGTACCGTTATCGGCCACAAAATAAACTTTGTCGTTCATTACAGTAAATTCTGCAGGATCGCCGTTGCCTGAACCAACATTAATATCTACCAGCATTGACGTTCCGGCAACGGAACCATCCGAAATCCAAAGCTCGTCGCCATCGGTTCCGTTATCGCCCTGAAATAATAATTTTCCGTTGAATAATATCGCCTGATTACCAGTATAACCATGGTTTGATGGATTAATATCAATAATCTCAACAGTTTCATCGGCTTTTAATATATGTAGTTCGTTTCTACCATTGTTAGCCTGAAAATAGGTAATATTATTGGCCTCATCAACAATAGGGTACGAAGGTGTGGCATAACCGCCACCATTCAGGTCAGTAATTTTTTCAGGAGCAGCGTCTCCATCAATTCTCCACCATTGTGTTGACGAACCATCGTTGGCCTGGAAATACAGCTTGTTATTAAAAACAAATAGTTGTTGAGGATTGGAGCCTTTGTTTTCCCCTTCCTGAATATCCATCACCATCATGGTGTTTTCAGGTGTTCCGTCAGTTACCCACAATTCTTTATCGTGGCCGGTTTTATCGCCATCGTTGGCATTAAAATATAATTTGCCATTGTACTCAATAAAGTTAGAAGGATCAGAGTTTGGTGAAGTGTCCAAGGTATCCTGGTTGATATTTTTAAACAAGGCGGCAACACCGTCAGTTGTAATTCGGTATAGCTCGTCGCCAATATCGCCGCCCTCGTCGCCTTCGAAATAAATGTTGCCATTAAAAACATACGGGTTTGCAATACCCGCATCGCCGCTTTTGTTAAAATCTGTAGCCTGTTTCACATCGCTTAAAACGCTTGCTGCATTCACAACAAAAATATCATCACCATTAGCATCATCACCTGTAAAGTATAGGTTTGAGCCAATAACAGCCACCTCTCCCAGGTTTATATCATCAGGATTTTCAGAAACGTAAAAATCACTAGCTACTGCCAAAGTATTCTCTTCAGTACCATCTGTTACCCAAAGTTTTGTTCCGCTACTGTCTGTTGCTTCGAAGAACAACAAGCCGTCAACCTCGATAAATCCTTCTGGTTTCGAGTCTCCAGCGGTATTTATATCTTTCAATACTTTTGCGTCAGTTCCATCAAACACCCAAAGTTCTTCTCCTTTGGCCGTATCAACAGCCGAGAAATATAACTTTCCGTTATATGCAAACAGGTTATCTACTTCACCATCATCGCCCGGATTAGGTTCGAAAAGCAACATGGTGCCTTCGGCAGTTCCGTCGGTTACAAATAACTGGTCGCCATTTCCGTTATCAGCAAAGAAATATACTTTATCACCCAGAATGGTAAAACCGGCAGGATCGCCGTTACCTGAACCAACATTAATGTCAACCAACATTGAAGTTCCGGCAACAGTAGCATCTGAAGTCCAAAGCTCGTCACCATCGGTTCCGTTGTCGCCCTGAAATAATAATTTTCCGTTGAATAATATCGCCTCGCCACCGGTATAACCATGGTTTGATGGGTTTATATCAATAATCTCAACCGTTTCGTCGGCTTTTAAAATGTGTAGTTCGTTTTTACCATTGTTGGCCTGGAAATAGGTAATATTGTTGGCTTCATCAACAATCGGATTCATTGGCGTTGCGAATCCTCCGCCATTTAAGTCGGTAATTTTTTCAGGAGCAGCGTCTCCATCAATTCTCCACCATTGTGTTGACGAACCATCATTCGCCTGGAAATACAGCTTGTTGTTAAAGACAAAAAGTTGTTGAGGATTTGAGCCTTTGTTTTCCCCTTCCTGGATATCCATCACCATCATCGTATTTTCAGGTGTTCCGTCTGTTACCCATAATTCTTTATCGTGGCCGGTTTTATCACCATCGTTGGCATTAAAATATAATTTGCCGTTGTATTCAATAAAGTTAGAAGGATCGGAAGATGGCGAAGTATCAAGCGTATCCTGGTTAATATCTTTAAACAGAGACACCGAACCATCGGCAGAAATGCGATAAAGCTCGTCGCTAAGATCGCCGCCCTCATCGGCTTCAAAATAAATGTCTCCGTTAAAAACAGCAAGTTTCCCAATTCCGCTGTCACCACTTTTGTTCAAATCGCTTACCTGTTTGATTTGAGCATTTATAGCTGCACTCAAACCAAAAATCAGGCAAGATAGCACGTAGAATTTTTTCATAATCAGTAGTTTTTTTAAATTTATTATTCTTGTTCTTTTTTAGCAGTTTCATTGTTTTGCATTGATTTTGGCAGCTCAAACTCAAATGGATTTATGGTATTCTCTATAACTCCGTTATCGTAAGTTATCGTAAGCTGCTTTCTCATCATTAATTCAGCAATATCTTGAGTTGTTGTTTCACTTTTCACATAATTCACAATAGCAACAGGGCCATCGGCCGTATAGCGTGTAAAAAGTGCAACAATGTGTTTATTATTGTTTTTTAGATGATTAGCAAGGAACGGCATAAACTGTGTATTGCGCTGGTATTTTGTAATTGGGAAAACCAATGCAGCCAATTGCTCACGCGAATACGAACTTCGGTTGTTGAACGTACGTTGAAATTTTGGAAATCCAATACTTTTTAGATATAACCCGGAGTAAACAGTATCGTTTACACTGATTTGCGATACAGTGTACAGGTCTTTACTTGAGAAACTTTCTTCGGGTGTTTTGTAAACCAAATCCGATCCTTCAATGGCATTTTTAATTGCTTCCGGGCTAACAATCGAATCGGTATAAAAACGCACTTTTACCGGATTGCCGTATACTGTTTCAAAACTATAAATACCATTTATCTCGCGGGCAAGGTTAGCCACAAAAACTACATCCAACTGATCGAAGAAGTTTTCGATGTACAGGTCAACTAGTCGAACTTCTGCTTCATTCTCTGGTATTCTAATATCAAAATGTTTGGGTTCGAATATGGCTTTCCGTACTTGTGGTGCTGTTAGTTTGGTGGTATCGTAATGAAGTACAACCGTGTGGTCGCGGATGTAAGTTTCGGCTCCCACAATGCCGGGAATATTTTTTACCTGATTAACAAAGCTGATGGAGCTTCCGTAGCATTTAACATTTTTAATGCCCGACATTTCGAAGGTAGAAGAACTTGCAATTTCTTCTTTCGAACCCCATTTCATATCTACCGTTGGAATACGGAGGTTGGTTCCAAAAATCAACCCTGCCATTATAAAGAATACGGTTACTAATATGGGCACCCATTTAAAACGTGTCGACCCATTTAATCCTATGGCATCTTCGTTATGCGGACAAATACCCATACATTCGGTACACAAGTTACAATCGGGGTGGTTCACTACTTTTTGTTGGGATACTTTTATGCCTTGTGGACAATTTTTATCACACAATCCACAATCAATACACTTATCCTCATCGCGAGTGATTTTAAGTACCTGCAAACCCGCTCTTTTTCTTAAACCAATTATTTCGAGAACATAGGCCAAAGCTGCTGATAAAATTAGTACGACAGTTAAACTGACTGTACGTTCGGCCTGATGGAAAAGTACGAGAATGATTACCAGCGCCACAAATACATAGAAATACTTAAAAGCATTTGAAATAGCACCAAGCGGACACAAGTACCTGCACCAAAACTGCTTGTAAAACAATGCTCCGAGAATTAAAAGTGTTATGGCAATTATGGCAAACCAGGTTGATACATCTTCGCCAAATAAACTGGCCGTTGCAAAAAACGGATCGAACTTCTTACAAAACAGATCATTGGTTTTGAGCGTAAAGTAAAAAGTAAAAAACAACAGTACATATTTTACCGACCGTAACACGATATCAACAATACCACCAGCCTCAAACTTTTTTATTTTAAAACGTTTCCCCAACTTGCCAACACCTTCCGAGAAAGTACCAACCGGACAAACGTATCCACAAAACAATTTTGAAACAACAATGGTACACAACACCAGTGCTGCTCCCATCATCACTTGCATGCCTTCCATTGAACAGGCCAATGCCCCGTTTACAAAATAAGTTGTTATGGCTTGAATTCCGCCAAACGGACAACATGCTTCAAAATCGAAAAAGGAGCTTTTAAAAAAGATTCCCCTGATCCAAAAAAATGCCAACACGGCAAACAATGTCCATTGCCCAACCTGACGTATGGTAAATTTCTTAAACATTAAAATTTATTTCTATTACAGATTAAAGATTAAAAACAGAAAAGAAAATCAGGGGAAATAATGAATCAGATTACAAAACAAGTGGTTTCAAAGTACGATTTAAAACCTTTTAATAATTGATATACAGATAGATAAAAAATACAGAAACCACGAAATTTTGGTGATGTAATTTTAAAGTAATTTCATGCAATTAACAATAATATGATACAAAACACGACTATTACATGAGGATTTGTTTGTTAAAGCACTCCAACCAAAAAGTATTTTTTAAACAATTCTGCAAAAAAAAATCCAATAAACTTTCAACTTTTCATTTAGGTTTTACGTCTAATTCAGTTCATTTATCATCTTGCGACAACTATTTTAACCTACTTCTTGTAAGCGATATTGCTTGACCTAAATACTCCTTTGGAGCCACATCATTACTTTTTTCTAGATATGGCAGCGCCGTTTTGTAATCCCCTTCGGCCTTTTTGATTTCCTCGGTGTATTTGTGAAAGTCAAGGCGAGTTGGCTCCGTTAAGCTTTTGTACTTCTTATTGGCTTTGTCGAAAACAGCAGAAGCCTTATTATAATACAACAGTCCTAACTGGCGGTTGGCCTTCTCATTATCCGGATGCTCTGCTAAAATATCCATCAGCACTTCAATACCCGCAGCATCTTGATTGGTATTAAGAAGAGCCACACCTTTAAAATAGAGCGCAGTAACGTCATGTGGATTAAGTTCGAGTAGCTCTTCAGCAGTTTGCAAAGTTTCGGAGTATCTTTTATTATTGTAATAAAAGTACATTAGTTTTAAAGTGTATTTTTTAGCGAGTTCCGGTTTATCTTTTAATCGAACCAGAACCTTTTCTATGGTTTCCAGATCTTCATGCTTTTTAGCAAGATTTAACTGCTGCTCGATAACTGCTTGGTCAGCAGCCCCATATTCAATAGCAATATTGTTGTATTTTATAATTGCTTTTTCATCCTGAAGCTCGTTTGCACACATACTGCAAATAGTAGCCGTCCATATAATTTTTAACGAATCGGTACTTCCTTGCTCAAAAGCTTTGTCATATATATATAAAGCTTTCTCTAAATTGCCTGAATTTACTTTTTCTTGTGCAGAATCACACAAGGTATTAAAAGTGTTTTGACCGAATCCGGCAACTACAATTAGCTTAAAAAGTGACAGGAGTACGGTTTTTCTAAATAAACTTTGTGTCATTACTTTTTACATACAATTTTAGTTGAAAAACAATTATACCCAAATATACTTAAACTTTTATCACTACAATTTCGAACAAAATATATTGCTTACAAATCATAGGAATAAAGTTATGATTCTGGAAGGGTCAACAAGAAAAAAGCCTTCAGAAACTGCAGACCTTTTTGTTTCAAGAACATTACTAAACTATACTATTTAATTCGAAATACAAAAGCATGCTCACAAGGCTTTGTTTCGGGTAATTCAATCTCCAGGGCATTTTTATTCTGTTTCCATTTTAAATCAGCAGCTGAACCTATCAACTCTACTCCTTCAATTTTTCCGTTATAAAAGCTTGCCCCCAATGATTTTATTGCCAAAACTCCCGATTCGGGCCATCCCATGGCTATGGCATACAGCTGCCCTTTGCGTGTGGTAAAGCGGATATCCTCATCACCAAAACCCTTAAATTTCATGTCGGCCAGGTGTCCTTTTAGGGTTTCTGTCGGGCCTTCGCCATAAATTAACCAGGGGCGACTTTCGTATATTGCCTCACCATTTAGTTTCAACCATTTTCCCATTTCACGCAGGCGTTGTTTTTGCGTTTCAGGAATATAACCATCGGGATGCGGTGCAACATTTAACAAGAGGCAGCCATTTTTACTTACAATATCAACAAGGTCGTCTATTAGGCGGTTGGTTGTATAACATTCCAAGTCGGTTGACCAGGTCCACGAAGTGTTCGATACCGAATTGTCGGTTAACCAGGGCTCCGGGTAAATTTCAGGCATACGCGCACGCTCCAGGTCAACTGTACCGGTGCCCAACGGAAAATCAGGACGTTTAAAAGTCAATACAAATTCCTGCTGCTTTTTCTCGGCATGATTGTAGGCATAAGCCATCATCTGGCGGCGCACTTCCTCCGAAAGAATCTGTATGCGGTTATCAAACCAGAGCAAGTCGGGCGAATAACCATCAACCACTTCTTTCACTTTTTCAAGCCAAACGCGCTCAAACTCAGCACCTGGCATCGGACTTACCTGGTAATAATTTTTCGAATCTTTTGTTTGCCAGGCCGTTTCAGGCACTTTTTCGCCATAAAACGAGGCATTGGCTGGGTCGGCACAATCGGTGTTGGAGTCCCAAACCGGAAACCAGCCCCACAACCACGAATGATGCAAGCTTACCACGTATTTCAGACCACGTTTTCGAATGGCCTTTTCCATCTCAGCCACAATATCGCGTCTGGGTCCTTTGTCCACTGCATTCCACGGATTTACATCCGAATCCCACATGGCAAAGCCATCGGCATGTTCGCCCACCGGGCCTGCAAAACGAGCCCCTGCCTCAACAAATAAATCGGCCCACTCGTCGGCGTTAAACTCTGGTGCAGTAAAAAGCGGCACAAGGTCTTTATAGCCAAACTCATCCACAGCCCCATAAGTTGCAACATGAAAAGTATTATTGGGATGCCCCTCAACATACATATTGTGGCCGTACCAATCGGGAGTACCCGGGCATTTGGCTGTGGAATACACCCCCCAATGTGCATAAATCCCGAATTTGGCATCCTGAAACCATTCGGGACATTCGTATTGTTTTAACGACTCCCATGTAGGTTGGTATGTTTTTTGCGCCCGGGCAAAATAAAAATTGAAGCAAATAATTGCCATCGTAATTGCTGCTGTCAGTTTTTTCATTGCAAGCTTTTTATGTTTTAGTTTATTGATTTGAATTTTCGCAGTAAAACAAAACCGGAAGCGCTAAAATTTTAAGGGATAGTTACCGTGCTCTCTTACCAGTTTTATTATAAAATCGTATGTTGAGCCTGAAACCTGGCTCGTTACCGAATGGTCGGACTGAAAAATAAAACTACCTCCTCTGGCAGCCTGCAGTTTTTTAAGCACATCGGCTTTAATCTGGTTTTTATCACCAGTTTCCCAATCCATAACGTTGTTGTTGCCACAAAAACCAATTGCATGACCATATTTTTCGCGCAGGCAATTTACATCCATATTCGCTTTTGCTTCAAGGGGGTTATAAAAATCTACCCCCAGCTCAATGTAATCCCCAAAAATTGCATTTACGTTTCCACAACCGTGGTAAATCACCATCAGGCCTTTTTCGTGGCAATAGTCTACCATCTTTTTCACCCAGGGTTTAAAATGTTCACGCCAGTATTCGGGGTCGAAAAACAGGCCATTTTTATAAGCCACATCTCCCCAAATTACCATACCATCGAGCAGGCCGTCTGCTGCTTCAACCTGCGCCTTGCAAATGTCAAAATAAAACTGCCCGATTTTAGCAATGGCATTCGGAAAACTGTCGTAGTGCATCATCGACCACAGCATAGCATTTTCCTGCCCTATTAATCGGGTAAGACACTCGTTAATTTCGCCAACACCTCCAAAAACAGCAAAATCGGGATAAAACGATTTTACGCGGTCAATCCAAGCCGGTATATTTTGCTCGAAAGTGTCGCCAACTCCATTAATATGGTCGTCGCCCGCCGCAAAATACCTGCGTTTATCATAGGGGTTATCAAACGTAAAGTCAAGTAATTTTCCAATGGTGTCCACCTTCCATTTTATCATTTCAGGCATCGGAAAATCGTGGCGTTTTCGCATTTCCACTTCGTAGCCCGTTTCCACTTGCACTTCCTCTTCGTTGTTAAACAACACTTTAAAGTTCTTTATGTGCGGATCCATATTCGGATTAACAACAATCCAATCCAAATCGTAATGATAATACGGATTGGCATCTTTTGGCAAGCCCAGTTCGATTCTCCAGCGATTGATAAAACTGTTCCAGAAAAACTCACCGATGGGAATACGGTCGGGTTCCTGGTGACCTGCTGCCATCTGCAGGCGCTTCACTTTTTTTTGTGCATTTTCGCTTCGGTCAAGCGAAGTTGATTTTCCGGTATAATTAAACATTGGTTTTTGGTTCTAATTCAAAACCAAAATTACTACCGGAAGCCACATTATTGTTTCACAAAACAAATATATAGTTGCACTTTTCAATCATTGTTCATTTTTAAGTCAATTATTTTCTGGGTTTTATACTATTTTTACTTTGTAATTTTAAAACACAGGCATGGATAGCTCAGAACTTTTAAAGAGCATAACTTTTAACCTCTCGTCGGTTGCCTACTGTAAGGTTGGCGCCGAATGGAATTATAAAAACATCATCAGTTCGTTTAGCCGGTTATATTTAGTTACCGCCGGAGAAGCGCACATTTTTACAGCAGATAAAAAAATCCATTTGAAAAAAGGCCACCTGTACCTGGTGCCCAGCTTCACCCCGTGCAGCTACACCTGCAAAGATGAAATGACACACTTTTATGCCACATTCACCATACAGCTTCCTAATCACTTAAGCATTTACCAGCTGTTTAACTTTAGTTTTGAAATTGAAGCTACCGATGAGCACTATGCCTATTTTAAGCAACTGTGGAAGGCAAATCCGAATATGGAACTGCCTGCCAAAGACCCAAATATTTACCAACGCCTAAACAGCAGGTGCTGGAACCATGGTCTAAAAGATGTTCAGCGCAGTTTGGCATCATCGGGCTTACTTTACCTCTTGCTATCAAAATTTATTGGTGCCGCAAAAAT
Above is a genomic segment from uncultured Draconibacterium sp. containing:
- a CDS encoding SusC/RagA family TonB-linked outer membrane protein, with the protein product MKLRSLFFILFVFFVIIGQAQNARTIRGRILDSFSKEPLPGATVYINQTSLGTVTNGNGEFTLRFASNESEQLELVASFIGYKQQVIPIGRKFIFEILLEEDVKALDEVVVTSSYGTRKLKQEVVASITSIKTKDIVTEQTAISFDELLQGQSAGVYIDGSSEIGKPVDIHIRGQGSLTPLTANSVGTSTQPLIIVDGVILAEELDLDGNNFFDAGGGLYSEDPSNPFAKIGITDIESINILKDAAAVSLYGADGANGVILITTKRGEKGPMKFTFSAQTGFSNPTNQITYMNGEQYQELRNLFYKNNGDEGNVQQWNGVDTDWYDLMNQTGNYQKYNFSLSGGKEKFTYRVSLEHQNIKEPQINNEFQKYGSALALDYQAKKWKLSLTTKPSLTVKNAPNTLHGYAVPPTIAPYQEDGSYTSFDTYGNPLAVANQNRGLVKNKSLINSLSFNYRFNESLSFSSLYGLDFSNKDQDTYFSGLNETGITAKGEKGIRMLRDRDVRNWNWNARLFYTKTFKEIHYFDFTAGVEATQKSTKYNYARGVNFPEPDAIMPIETADYQTYESDKNESTGRSFLSQANYDFNKKYFLLANFRIDQSSAFGGDNNTSYNGGLGASWIISKEDFLAQNEWLTFLRARISYGTSGNSRIGSYRALGLYNFYDKTANGYNYGYYATPSTAPNPNLGWEKNIKFNVGFDFSIRENFTATIELFHDDIRDMIVSRDVIPEIGYGSVQINGAEMYNQGIEFSTQYQVFSNEKFKWKLNFNISKIKNEVTHLQGLGSEYSSAERARAQRIGYSTSVIWGYNFVGIDPATGRELYQIEGNTVDANYLKQHYKETTNWVPIGNSQPDVYGGLNNRFTIGKNISVSVNANYSIGGDELISSEYVDKYTNIFNRNMSVNAIEGSWKEPGDIAYYPSVGKTNPLVNNSTKLLYSNSHVKLQTINVSYAMPAQKWGLPFTTLSVFANGSNLYYWYMDKSPDGLNGIKELKNVYPEMRTFSFGVKAGF
- a CDS encoding T9SS type A sorting domain-containing protein, producing the protein MKKFYVLSCLIFGLSAAINAQIKQVSDLNKSGDSGIGKLAVFNGDIYFEADEGGDLSDELYRISADGSVSLFKDINQDTLDTSPSSDPSNFIEYNGKLYFNANDGDKTGHDKELWVTDGTPENTMMVMDIQEGENKGSNPQQLFVFNNKLYFQANDGSSTQWWRIDGDAAPEKITDLNGGGFATPMNPIVDEANNITYFQANNGKNELHILKADETVEIIDINPSNHGYTGGEAILFNGKLLFQGDNGTDGDELWTSDATVAGTSMLVDINVGSGNGDPAGFTILGDKVYFFADNGNGDQLFVTDGTAEGTMLLFEPNPGDDGEVDNLFAYNGKLYFSAVDTAKGEELWVFDGTDAKVLKDINTAGDSKPEGFIEVDGLLFFEATDSSGTKLWVTDGTEENTLAVASDFYVSENPDDINLGEVAVIGSNLYFTGDDANGDDIFVVNAASVLSDVKQATDFNKSGDAGIANPYVFNGNIYFEGDEGGDIGDELYRITTDGVAALFKNINQDTLDTSPNSDPSNFIEYNGKLYFNANDGDKTGHDKELWVTDGTPENTMMVMDIQEGENKGSNPQQLFVFNNKLYFQANDGSSTQWWRIDGDAAPEKITDLNGGGYATPSYPIVDEANNITYFQANNGRNELHILKADETVEIIDINPSNHGYTGNQAILFNGKLLFQGDNGTDGDELWISDGSVAGTSMLVDINVGSGNGDPAEFTVMNDKVYFVADNGTGDQLFVTDGTAEGTMLVFEPNPGEDGEVDNLYACGGKLYFSAVDSVKGEELWVFNGTNGRLLKDINTEGDAKPEGFIGIDGLVFFEAADSTGTKLWVSDGAAGNTMKVADVLNTKLDPDEVNSADFVVVGTKLYYTGDDAEGEEFFVVDAAKIEFEVQYYDVTITVVDKNNNPLGGAVVTFNGESISVNEDGVAVFSDVVSGTSADYTVSLNGYNAADGSLVVDEDLAENVMLILTSVNEALNADLRIYPNPTTGILYVDGNVNNIVYNVYDLNQRLVSNGTVQSQQIKLNLVPGMYVLQLKTDAELKVEKIIIK
- a CDS encoding 4Fe-4S binding protein → MFKKFTIRQVGQWTLFAVLAFFWIRGIFFKSSFFDFEACCPFGGIQAITTYFVNGALACSMEGMQVMMGAALVLCTIVVSKLFCGYVCPVGTFSEGVGKLGKRFKIKKFEAGGIVDIVLRSVKYVLLFFTFYFTLKTNDLFCKKFDPFFATASLFGEDVSTWFAIIAITLLILGALFYKQFWCRYLCPLGAISNAFKYFYVFVALVIILVLFHQAERTVSLTVVLILSAALAYVLEIIGLRKRAGLQVLKITRDEDKCIDCGLCDKNCPQGIKVSQQKVVNHPDCNLCTECMGICPHNEDAIGLNGSTRFKWVPILVTVFFIMAGLIFGTNLRIPTVDMKWGSKEEIASSSTFEMSGIKNVKCYGSSISFVNQVKNIPGIVGAETYIRDHTVVLHYDTTKLTAPQVRKAIFEPKHFDIRIPENEAEVRLVDLYIENFFDQLDVVFVANLAREINGIYSFETVYGNPVKVRFYTDSIVSPEAIKNAIEGSDLVYKTPEESFSSKDLYTVSQISVNDTVYSGLYLKSIGFPKFQRTFNNRSSYSREQLAALVFPITKYQRNTQFMPFLANHLKNNNKHIVALFTRYTADGPVAIVNYVKSETTTQDIAELMMRKQLTITYDNGVIENTINPFEFELPKSMQNNETAKKEQE
- a CDS encoding alpha-L-fucosidase, with translation MKKLTAAITMAIICFNFYFARAQKTYQPTWESLKQYECPEWFQDAKFGIYAHWGVYSTAKCPGTPDWYGHNMYVEGHPNNTFHVATYGAVDEFGYKDLVPLFTAPEFNADEWADLFVEAGARFAGPVGEHADGFAMWDSDVNPWNAVDKGPRRDIVAEMEKAIRKRGLKYVVSLHHSWLWGWFPVWDSNTDCADPANASFYGEKVPETAWQTKDSKNYYQVSPMPGAEFERVWLEKVKEVVDGYSPDLLWFDNRIQILSEEVRRQMMAYAYNHAEKKQQEFVLTFKRPDFPLGTGTVDLERARMPEIYPEPWLTDNSVSNTSWTWSTDLECYTTNRLIDDLVDIVSKNGCLLLNVAPHPDGYIPETQKQRLREMGKWLKLNGEAIYESRPWLIYGEGPTETLKGHLADMKFKGFGDEDIRFTTRKGQLYAIAMGWPESGVLAIKSLGASFYNGKIEGVELIGSAADLKWKQNKNALEIELPETKPCEHAFVFRIK